From Trueperella pecoris, a single genomic window includes:
- the greA gene encoding transcription elongation factor GreA, protein MAETTWLSQESFDRLSAELEEMKTTGRAEIAERIEAARSEGDLRENGGYHAAREEQSKMEGRIQELTYLLEHAEVGEAPKATGTVAPGLIITATVNDKEKRFLLGARQAQDWVDVDVYPESAPLGQAIMGLKVGDKTSYIAPNGKEFHVEIISVEASN, encoded by the coding sequence ATGGCTGAGACCACGTGGCTTTCGCAGGAATCGTTCGACCGGCTCTCTGCAGAGCTCGAAGAAATGAAGACGACCGGCCGCGCCGAGATCGCCGAACGCATCGAGGCCGCCCGCTCCGAGGGTGACCTTCGCGAGAACGGCGGCTACCACGCCGCGCGCGAAGAACAGTCGAAGATGGAGGGACGCATCCAGGAGCTGACCTACCTCCTGGAGCACGCCGAGGTGGGCGAGGCCCCCAAGGCCACCGGCACCGTCGCGCCGGGCCTGATCATCACCGCCACCGTCAACGACAAGGAAAAGCGCTTCCTGCTCGGAGCACGCCAGGCACAGGACTGGGTGGACGTTGACGTTTATCCCGAATCCGCGCCGCTCGGCCAGGCCATCATGGGCCTCAAGGTCGGCGACAAGACCTCCTACATCGCCCCCAACGGCAAGGAGTTCCACGTCGAAATCATCTCGGTGGAGGCCAGCAACTAG
- a CDS encoding proline dehydrogenase family protein, whose protein sequence is MATLKNDVDFAKVAKNAIAQAKTWAERSATFPEDRAGKLLSQVLKDEGGLDFTVQFVDGVIRPEDPKTRAKNLKKLSARPASFLPAYLSLPAKVGGVLAPASPTFITEAAFRVFRMLVGNLVLDTTPKKFGPAVKKLRADGSRLNLNLLGEAVLGKKEAAHRLASVTELLEYDFVDYVSIKVSSVLGVHNPWGYQQAVDQAIKALLPLYRTAKKGNKFVNLDMEEYHDLHLTIDVFKGILDREEFKNLKAGIVLQAYLPDALGAMEHLQEWAAKRVADGGSPVKVRLVKGANLPMEQVDAAMHGWNLAVQPSKAATDANYMRVLEFALRPEHIKNVNLGIAGQNLFTLGFGLNLAKERGVTEGFEVEMLKGMATNQARAIREDVGQILYYVPVVDPANYDVAISYLVRRLEESAAQENFMSGVFEIGENDAVFSRERTRFATGVVAAFPEADLADAMGPVNEVPELTFGPNRKQNRLTDEVELLTSFRNTPDSDPSLPANVEWANQIFAKMADSELGVASADAARVRTVEEMESIVADARKAAPAWSATTGAERAAILRRAAQVLGERRAELIEVAASECGKVVGEADIEVSEAIDFANYYADLAEELDQIEGVRLSPEPLTAAIPPWNFPLAIPAGSALAPLATGSVVLFKPAEQARRCGAVIAEALWEAGVPKDVLRLVDVHPDEIAEVGKALVTGSDQVILTGSIETAKLFRSWEPDLKIFAETSGKNAIIVTPQADIDLAAKDVVQSAFGHAGQKCSAASLCILVGAMGDSERFINQVVDAAESLVVDWPTNPSSEMGPIIEPAAGKLKRGLTELEPGQSWLLKPRQLDDSGRLWSPGIRDGVRPGQDAHLTEYFGPVLGIMRAETLKEAIEFQNAVEFGLTAGLHSLDPDEITQWLAKVEAGNVYVNRGITGAIVRRQPFGGWKRSQVGTGSKAGGPNHLIGLSRVEPTNDGVHTGQLAALTYPTLLEFDKLADKVPAESADAYRTALRSAQNALEEQYLAQRDVSGLGVEKNVFRYMPTSVTVRLEEPQDWWKVAPMVAAALAGKTTIELSVGDDLRDTVAQAFRAAGATVRVETNAQWLANVSRQPDEGRKIRYFGNNPRAVAEAVGGSVDVAIYSDPATGNGQIDLRPFFLEQAVAATNHRFGDHTKLLDGVI, encoded by the coding sequence GTGGCAACGTTGAAGAATGATGTCGATTTTGCGAAGGTGGCGAAGAACGCCATCGCACAGGCCAAGACGTGGGCAGAGCGTTCCGCGACCTTCCCCGAGGATCGCGCAGGAAAGCTACTCTCCCAAGTCCTGAAGGACGAGGGCGGCCTCGACTTCACCGTCCAGTTTGTGGACGGCGTCATCCGCCCCGAGGATCCCAAGACCCGGGCAAAGAATCTCAAGAAGCTCTCGGCGCGGCCGGCGAGCTTCCTACCCGCCTACCTTTCCCTCCCGGCGAAGGTTGGCGGCGTGCTCGCTCCGGCGTCGCCCACGTTTATCACCGAAGCCGCCTTCCGCGTCTTCCGCATGCTCGTGGGCAATCTCGTTCTCGACACGACGCCGAAAAAGTTCGGCCCGGCCGTTAAGAAGCTACGCGCAGACGGCTCCCGCCTGAACCTCAACCTCCTGGGCGAGGCCGTCCTCGGCAAGAAGGAGGCGGCGCACCGCCTGGCGTCCGTGACCGAGCTGCTCGAATACGACTTCGTCGACTACGTGTCGATCAAGGTCTCCTCGGTCCTCGGCGTCCACAACCCGTGGGGCTACCAGCAGGCCGTTGATCAGGCGATCAAGGCCCTCCTTCCGCTTTACCGCACGGCGAAGAAGGGCAACAAGTTCGTCAACCTGGACATGGAGGAATATCACGACCTCCACCTGACCATCGATGTCTTCAAGGGCATCCTTGACCGCGAGGAGTTCAAGAATCTCAAGGCTGGCATTGTGCTTCAGGCCTACCTGCCCGACGCGCTCGGCGCGATGGAGCACCTGCAGGAGTGGGCGGCCAAGCGCGTTGCCGACGGCGGTTCGCCCGTCAAGGTGCGCCTCGTCAAGGGCGCAAACCTTCCCATGGAGCAGGTCGACGCCGCCATGCACGGCTGGAATCTGGCCGTTCAGCCTTCCAAGGCCGCCACGGACGCCAATTACATGCGCGTCCTCGAATTTGCCCTGCGCCCGGAGCACATCAAGAACGTCAACCTTGGCATCGCCGGCCAGAACCTCTTCACCCTCGGCTTCGGCCTGAACCTCGCCAAGGAGCGCGGCGTCACGGAGGGCTTCGAGGTCGAGATGCTCAAGGGCATGGCCACCAACCAGGCGCGCGCCATCCGTGAGGACGTTGGCCAGATCCTGTACTACGTGCCGGTTGTGGACCCGGCGAACTACGACGTCGCCATCTCCTACCTTGTGCGTCGCCTCGAGGAGTCCGCCGCGCAGGAGAACTTCATGTCCGGCGTCTTTGAGATCGGTGAGAACGACGCCGTCTTCTCCCGCGAGCGCACCCGCTTCGCTACCGGGGTGGTTGCGGCGTTCCCGGAGGCAGATTTGGCCGACGCGATGGGTCCGGTCAATGAGGTTCCGGAGCTGACGTTTGGCCCGAACCGCAAGCAGAACCGCCTGACCGATGAGGTCGAGTTGCTCACCAGCTTCCGCAACACCCCGGATTCGGATCCGTCGTTGCCGGCTAATGTTGAGTGGGCGAATCAGATTTTTGCCAAGATGGCTGACTCCGAGCTAGGTGTGGCGAGCGCGGATGCGGCGCGCGTGCGCACGGTCGAGGAGATGGAGAGCATCGTCGCCGACGCCCGCAAGGCCGCCCCCGCGTGGTCCGCGACGACGGGCGCGGAGCGCGCCGCCATCCTGCGCCGCGCCGCCCAGGTGCTGGGCGAGCGTCGTGCCGAGCTGATTGAAGTTGCCGCATCTGAGTGTGGCAAGGTGGTCGGCGAGGCCGACATCGAGGTCTCCGAGGCGATCGACTTCGCCAACTACTACGCGGACCTGGCCGAGGAGCTTGATCAGATCGAGGGCGTTCGCCTCTCACCTGAGCCGCTGACGGCCGCCATTCCGCCGTGGAACTTCCCGCTGGCGATTCCGGCGGGGTCCGCGCTTGCGCCGCTGGCCACCGGTTCTGTTGTGTTGTTCAAGCCGGCCGAGCAGGCTCGCCGTTGTGGCGCCGTCATCGCCGAGGCCCTGTGGGAGGCCGGGGTGCCGAAGGACGTTCTTCGCCTCGTCGACGTTCACCCGGACGAGATCGCCGAGGTTGGCAAGGCCCTCGTGACGGGCTCGGACCAGGTGATCCTCACCGGCTCGATCGAGACGGCGAAGCTGTTCCGCTCCTGGGAACCGGACCTGAAGATCTTTGCTGAGACCTCCGGCAAGAACGCTATCATCGTCACCCCGCAGGCCGATATCGACCTCGCAGCGAAGGACGTCGTCCAGTCCGCCTTTGGCCACGCCGGCCAGAAGTGCTCCGCCGCTTCGTTGTGCATCCTCGTGGGTGCCATGGGCGATTCGGAGCGTTTCATCAACCAGGTGGTCGACGCCGCCGAGTCGCTCGTCGTCGATTGGCCCACCAATCCTTCTAGTGAGATGGGGCCGATCATCGAGCCTGCCGCCGGCAAGCTCAAGCGTGGACTGACCGAGCTTGAGCCCGGCCAATCGTGGCTGCTCAAGCCGCGTCAACTCGACGATTCGGGCCGCCTGTGGTCTCCGGGAATTCGCGACGGCGTCCGCCCCGGCCAGGACGCCCACCTCACCGAATACTTCGGCCCGGTTCTTGGCATCATGCGTGCCGAGACTCTCAAGGAGGCCATCGAGTTCCAGAACGCCGTAGAGTTCGGCCTCACCGCGGGCCTGCATTCGCTCGACCCAGACGAGATCACCCAGTGGCTGGCCAAGGTTGAGGCGGGCAACGTCTACGTCAACCGTGGCATCACAGGCGCGATCGTGCGCCGCCAGCCGTTTGGCGGGTGGAAGCGTTCCCAGGTCGGCACCGGTTCGAAGGCCGGCGGCCCCAACCACCTCATCGGCCTGTCCCGCGTGGAGCCGACCAACGACGGCGTGCACACTGGGCAGCTCGCAGCCTTGACCTACCCGACGCTCCTCGAGTTCGACAAGTTGGCCGACAAGGTACCCGCCGAGAGCGCCGACGCCTACCGCACTGCACTGCGTAGCGCCCAGAATGCCCTCGAGGAACAGTATCTTGCACAGCGCGACGTGTCTGGATTGGGCGTGGAGAAAAATGTTTTCCGCTACATGCCAACATCCGTCACGGTCCGCCTCGAGGAACCGCAGGACTGGTGGAAGGTCGCTCCGATGGTGGCCGCAGCGCTGGCAGGCAAGACCACCATTGAGCTCAGCGTGGGCGACGACCTGCGCGACACGGTCGCCCAGGCGTTCCGCGCCGCGGGAGCCACCGTGCGCGTGGAGACCAACGCGCAGTGGCTGGCCAATGTCAGCCGCCAGCCAGATGAAGGCCGCAAGATCCGCTACTTTGGCAACAATCCGCGGGCTGTGGCTGAGGCCGTGGGCGGCTCGGTCGATGTCGCCATCTACTCTGATCCGGCCACCGGCAACGGTCAGATCGATCTGCGCCCGTTCTTCCTTGAGCAGGCTGTGGCGGCGACGAACCACCGCTTCGGCGATCACACCAAGCTCCTTGACGGCGTGATCTAA
- a CDS encoding peptide-methionine (S)-S-oxide reductase yields MITRDQALPGRESPVLVDPAPHLVLGTDILAPVAEDQAEIFLAAGCYWGVEEIMWDLPGVVTTSVGFMGGFTPNPTYKEACTGMTGHTETVRVVYNAGLAGSATGGDGVVGSADAAGAGDATGGDGVVHNPLALILKTFWECHDPTTLNYQGNDVGTQYRSAIFTTTPEQRALAEESKVAYNAVLAEHGREAIVTEIVDAAETTGFFPAEESHQQYLIKVPNGYRCHAATGMACPLPGSGPLVGL; encoded by the coding sequence ATGATCACCCGCGACCAGGCGCTGCCGGGGCGCGAGAGCCCCGTGCTCGTTGACCCCGCCCCGCATCTGGTACTCGGCACCGACATCCTCGCGCCCGTGGCCGAGGACCAGGCCGAGATTTTCTTGGCCGCGGGGTGCTACTGGGGCGTCGAGGAAATCATGTGGGATCTTCCTGGCGTGGTCACCACCTCGGTCGGCTTCATGGGCGGCTTCACCCCCAACCCCACATACAAGGAAGCGTGCACCGGCATGACCGGCCACACTGAGACCGTGCGCGTGGTCTACAATGCCGGGCTTGCCGGTAGCGCGACTGGCGGCGACGGCGTCGTAGGATCGGCGGACGCGGCTGGCGCTGGGGATGCAACTGGCGGCGACGGCGTCGTGCACAATCCACTTGCGCTGATCCTCAAAACGTTCTGGGAATGCCACGACCCGACGACCCTCAACTACCAAGGCAACGACGTCGGCACCCAGTATCGTTCGGCCATCTTTACGACGACGCCGGAGCAGCGCGCCCTTGCGGAGGAGTCGAAGGTAGCTTACAACGCGGTGCTTGCCGAGCACGGCCGCGAGGCGATCGTCACCGAAATCGTGGACGCAGCCGAAACCACCGGTTTCTTCCCCGCCGAAGAATCGCACCAGCAGTACCTCATCAAGGTGCCCAACGGCTACCGCTGCCACGCGGCGACCGGCATGGCGTGCCCTCTACCAGGTAGCGGACCGCTGGTCGGGTTGTGA
- a CDS encoding ATP-binding cassette domain-containing protein: MTNVHPFDVQLNDVGYRYFRHEAVRGVTADIEAGKITGLLGRNGSGKTTLEMLIAGQMRATGEIIVAGERVWENPRVMPNIAFVSDDPAIFKESRLTATIDLWTRVRPTFRADIVESLLDAWEIPLKKAPAKLSRGQKSAFFAALGIASRSPLTIFDEVHLGMDAVLRRDFYDVLLQDFIAHPRTIIISSHNVDEIEDLIENVLIMDEGRLVVSGSADDVRAQYSSPGRVASLTDVLAAVNKRRTGSEALLALGETTASGR, encoded by the coding sequence ATGACTAACGTCCACCCCTTCGACGTTCAGCTGAATGACGTCGGCTACCGGTATTTTCGACACGAGGCGGTCAGGGGTGTGACCGCCGATATCGAGGCCGGTAAGATCACCGGTCTCCTCGGCCGAAACGGCTCCGGCAAGACCACGCTTGAAATGCTGATCGCTGGGCAGATGAGGGCCACCGGCGAGATCATCGTGGCAGGCGAACGGGTCTGGGAAAACCCGCGAGTCATGCCCAACATCGCATTCGTCTCCGACGATCCCGCAATCTTCAAAGAATCGAGGCTCACGGCGACCATCGACCTGTGGACGCGGGTGCGCCCGACTTTTCGCGCCGACATCGTCGAATCGCTCCTCGATGCGTGGGAGATTCCCCTGAAGAAAGCCCCTGCAAAGCTCTCGCGCGGCCAGAAGTCGGCGTTCTTCGCGGCGCTGGGCATCGCATCGCGCTCGCCGCTCACGATCTTCGACGAGGTCCACCTGGGCATGGATGCCGTGCTTCGCCGCGACTTTTACGATGTTCTCCTCCAAGACTTCATCGCGCACCCGCGCACGATCATCATCTCCAGCCATAACGTTGACGAGATTGAGGATCTCATCGAAAACGTCCTCATCATGGACGAAGGCAGGCTCGTGGTCTCCGGTAGTGCCGACGACGTCCGCGCGCAGTACTCCTCGCCGGGTCGCGTCGCCTCGCTGACGGATGTGCTCGCAGCGGTCAACAAGCGTCGCACGGGATCCGAGGCGCTGTTAGCGCTTGGTGAGACGACGGCGTCGGGAAGGTGA
- the putP gene encoding sodium/proline symporter PutP, protein MSDTTWQIISMIIYFLVMIGIGLWAYRQTSDVDDYMLGGRQLNPMVAALSAGASDMSGWLLMGLPGALYASGLFEFWIAVGLTVGAWLNWKFIAPRLRSYTEVSNNSITVPSFLDSRLRDSTHALRIVAGLIILSYFTFYVSSGMVAGGTFFEGAFGVDYKLGMLIIAAITVFYTLVGGFLAVSYTDAVQGLLMMLALVLVPAIGIFYVGGFDSMVESVRAVDPALLDPLKGATAIGLISTVAWGLGYFGQPHIIVRFMALRNPKEAKSARRIGIGWMLLAVVGALLTALVGIAAYKHDVNMLANPEQVFIVLGQMLFHPLIAGFMLAAILAAIMSTISSQLLVSSSALIEDVYMTFTNRKLSAKAGVMLSRISVAGIAVLAGGLALNPNDTILGLVAFAWAGFGASFGPTIILALYWRKLTGFGALAGMVMGAITVAVWGNVDGGMFDLYEIVPGFVINFIVTIIVSLLTYEPNPIIEKEFETAVELTKDWSRRDQAKAEVREVTRSNPDGYEPRSATLVAEDGSEIELPK, encoded by the coding sequence ATGAGCGATACCACGTGGCAGATCATCTCAATGATCATCTACTTCCTCGTCATGATCGGAATTGGATTATGGGCATACCGCCAAACCTCCGACGTTGACGACTACATGCTCGGCGGACGCCAGCTCAACCCGATGGTCGCCGCGCTTTCCGCCGGCGCCTCCGACATGTCCGGGTGGCTTCTCATGGGCCTGCCGGGCGCCCTCTACGCCTCCGGCCTGTTTGAGTTCTGGATCGCGGTTGGCTTGACCGTTGGTGCCTGGCTGAACTGGAAGTTCATCGCGCCGCGCCTGCGCTCGTATACTGAAGTCTCGAATAATTCGATCACGGTCCCTTCGTTCCTCGACTCTCGCCTGCGCGATTCGACCCACGCCCTGCGCATCGTCGCCGGGCTCATCATCCTGTCTTACTTCACCTTCTACGTCTCCTCCGGCATGGTTGCCGGAGGCACGTTCTTCGAAGGCGCTTTCGGCGTCGACTACAAGCTCGGCATGCTGATCATCGCCGCAATTACTGTGTTCTACACCCTGGTTGGAGGTTTCTTGGCAGTGTCTTACACCGACGCCGTCCAAGGACTTCTCATGATGCTCGCGTTGGTGCTGGTGCCGGCGATTGGTATTTTCTACGTCGGTGGTTTCGACAGCATGGTCGAAAGCGTTCGCGCCGTCGATCCTGCCCTGCTTGATCCGCTCAAGGGCGCCACCGCAATTGGCCTCATCTCCACGGTTGCATGGGGCCTGGGATACTTCGGGCAGCCGCACATCATTGTCCGCTTCATGGCTCTGCGCAACCCGAAGGAAGCGAAGTCCGCGCGCCGCATCGGTATCGGCTGGATGCTGCTTGCTGTGGTCGGCGCGCTGCTGACCGCGCTGGTGGGCATCGCAGCCTACAAGCATGACGTCAATATGCTGGCCAACCCCGAGCAGGTCTTCATCGTTTTGGGCCAGATGCTCTTCCACCCGCTGATCGCAGGCTTCATGCTCGCGGCGATCCTCGCCGCCATCATGTCCACCATCTCGTCGCAGCTGCTGGTGAGCTCCTCGGCGCTGATCGAGGACGTCTACATGACCTTTACCAATCGCAAGCTCTCCGCCAAGGCCGGCGTCATGCTCTCGCGCATATCCGTGGCGGGCATCGCGGTGCTTGCCGGTGGCCTCGCCCTCAACCCGAACGACACGATTCTGGGGTTGGTGGCCTTTGCCTGGGCCGGCTTCGGCGCCTCCTTCGGCCCGACCATCATCCTCGCCCTCTACTGGCGCAAGCTCACCGGCTTCGGCGCGCTCGCGGGCATGGTGATGGGAGCCATCACCGTTGCAGTGTGGGGCAATGTGGACGGAGGCATGTTTGACCTGTACGAAATCGTTCCGGGCTTCGTCATCAACTTCATCGTCACGATCATCGTCTCGCTCCTCACATACGAGCCGAACCCGATCATCGAGAAGGAATTTGAGACGGCTGTGGAGCTGACCAAGGACTGGTCACGCCGCGACCAAGCCAAAGCCGAGGTCCGCGAAGTTACTCGCAGCAACCCGGATGGCTATGAGCCGCGCTCGGCCACACTCGTAGCCGAAGACGGTAGCGAGATAGAGCTCCCGAAGTAG
- a CDS encoding ATP-binding cassette domain-containing protein: MITVENLTKDYGKTRAVDSLSFSLRPGAVTGFLGPNGSGKSTTMRCIVGLDRPTSGRVLVQGTEYHKLRSPLTTVGALLDGRAFHPGRTALQHLHIVAATHGFPKERVKEVIALTGLESAAKKKIKGFSLGMGQRLGIATALLGDPQILIFDEPVNGLDPDGVRWVRSMMRALADEGRTVLVSSHLMSEMALTADDLIIIGRGRLLDSGPITKFTESGQGIRVRVSGPDMGAIRHAIEHARWQVIDVAPSYGYPGGSLEVPGAERGQIGRLLYENNIEIHELTEIHSSLEDVFMELTADQVEFSSGGPRGAGVAGGSGDAGGSGGAGGAGTRQGPSIAATPAQAQPTKGRPTTSNEF; this comes from the coding sequence ATGATCACCGTCGAGAACCTGACGAAGGACTATGGAAAGACCCGCGCGGTCGACAGCCTGTCCTTCTCTCTCCGGCCCGGAGCCGTCACTGGTTTCCTCGGCCCGAACGGCTCGGGTAAGTCAACAACGATGCGGTGCATCGTCGGCCTCGATCGCCCTACTTCCGGCCGTGTCCTCGTTCAAGGAACCGAGTATCACAAGCTGCGTTCTCCGCTGACGACCGTCGGCGCGCTATTGGATGGCAGGGCATTCCATCCCGGCCGCACGGCGTTGCAACACCTCCACATCGTTGCCGCAACGCACGGTTTCCCCAAGGAACGGGTCAAGGAAGTCATCGCACTCACCGGCCTGGAGTCCGCCGCCAAGAAGAAAATCAAAGGCTTTTCTCTTGGAATGGGCCAGCGCCTCGGCATCGCCACCGCCCTCCTCGGCGATCCTCAGATCCTCATTTTCGATGAGCCCGTCAACGGCCTCGATCCGGACGGCGTGCGCTGGGTGCGTTCCATGATGCGCGCTCTAGCTGACGAAGGGCGAACCGTCCTTGTCTCCTCTCACCTCATGAGCGAGATGGCGCTGACAGCCGATGACCTCATCATTATTGGCCGCGGGCGCCTACTGGATTCCGGGCCCATCACGAAGTTCACCGAATCGGGCCAAGGAATACGCGTGAGGGTCTCGGGTCCGGACATGGGCGCTATTCGGCATGCGATCGAACACGCCCGCTGGCAGGTCATCGATGTCGCGCCGTCATACGGCTATCCCGGCGGCTCGCTCGAGGTGCCCGGGGCAGAACGCGGGCAGATCGGCCGCCTGTTGTACGAAAACAACATTGAAATTCACGAGTTGACGGAGATTCACTCGTCGCTCGAAGACGTCTTCATGGAGCTGACCGCCGACCAGGTTGAGTTCTCTTCCGGCGGGCCCCGCGGGGCCGGCGTGGCAGGTGGGTCTGGTGACGCTGGTGGGTCCGGTGGCGCAGGCGGCGCCGGCACCCGCCAAGGCCCGTCGATCGCCGCCACTCCCGCGCAAGCCCAGCCCACCAAGGGGCGCCCGACCACGTCGAACGAGTTTTAA
- a CDS encoding FKBP-type peptidyl-prolyl cis-trans isomerase, producing the protein MDIIFPTVSGHFGQTPELTFPEGAEAPKGLRIKVLEEGDGRVVRAGDEIEVDYHGQVWDGPIFDSSYFRDGKSVFPIGVGMVIEGWDEAIVGKQVGSRLLICVPPFKGYGPQGNPRAGIKGDDVLVFVVDIKGIQDSAFNFNTLHGR; encoded by the coding sequence ATGGACATCATTTTCCCCACCGTCTCCGGGCACTTTGGGCAGACTCCGGAACTCACTTTCCCGGAAGGCGCCGAAGCACCAAAGGGACTTCGTATTAAGGTCCTCGAAGAAGGTGATGGCCGCGTGGTTCGTGCAGGCGACGAGATCGAGGTCGATTACCATGGCCAGGTCTGGGACGGCCCGATTTTTGACTCCTCCTACTTCCGCGATGGGAAGTCGGTATTCCCGATCGGCGTCGGCATGGTCATCGAGGGCTGGGACGAAGCAATCGTCGGCAAGCAGGTCGGCTCCCGCCTCCTCATCTGCGTCCCTCCGTTCAAGGGATATGGGCCGCAGGGCAATCCCCGCGCAGGTATCAAGGGCGACGACGTGCTCGTCTTCGTCGTGGACATCAAGGGAATTCAGGATTCCGCCTTCAACTTCAATACCCTGCACGGCCGGTAA
- a CDS encoding Bax inhibitor-1/YccA family protein, giving the protein MSNPITTRNPYFSANAQRPNQFPGAQRTEYGYGDQYAPSNYGQSFDGQYVEGGPFVQDSGRMTYTDALNKVGILLGIALISGVATALLLPPALWMPVSIIAVIGALVSGFLIAFQKVVKPGAAIAYSALEGVALGAFTAALEIMIPGVAIQAVLATSVIVGVTLALHYSGTVRTTPKGRKIILVVMLGYLVFSLLNFVLSVTGLIGQPWGMRGFEVAGIPLGVIMGVAMILIAAYMLIGDFEDINTAIVNGAPREFSWTVGIAIVMTILWIYVEVLRLIAILNDNR; this is encoded by the coding sequence ATGAGCAACCCGATTACTACTCGTAATCCTTATTTTTCGGCCAACGCGCAGCGCCCGAACCAGTTCCCGGGCGCGCAGCGCACGGAATACGGCTATGGAGACCAGTACGCGCCGTCCAACTATGGGCAGTCCTTCGACGGGCAGTACGTGGAGGGTGGGCCGTTCGTCCAAGATTCTGGCCGCATGACCTACACTGACGCCCTGAACAAGGTCGGTATCCTGCTGGGCATCGCGCTCATTTCGGGTGTGGCGACCGCCCTGCTCCTCCCGCCAGCGCTGTGGATGCCGGTGTCGATCATCGCGGTGATCGGCGCACTCGTTTCGGGGTTCCTTATCGCGTTCCAGAAGGTTGTGAAGCCCGGCGCGGCTATTGCCTACTCGGCTCTGGAGGGCGTGGCCCTCGGCGCGTTCACGGCAGCCCTCGAGATCATGATCCCGGGCGTGGCGATCCAGGCTGTGCTGGCCACGTCGGTGATTGTGGGTGTGACGCTTGCTCTGCACTACTCCGGCACCGTTCGGACGACGCCGAAGGGCCGCAAGATCATCCTCGTGGTGATGTTGGGCTACTTGGTCTTTTCCCTGCTGAATTTCGTCCTCTCGGTCACTGGCCTCATCGGCCAGCCGTGGGGGATGCGCGGCTTCGAGGTCGCGGGCATTCCGCTGGGCGTCATCATGGGCGTGGCGATGATTCTCATTGCGGCCTACATGCTCATTGGCGACTTCGAGGACATCAATACGGCGATCGTCAACGGCGCACCGCGCGAGTTCTCGTGGACGGTGGGCATCGCAATTGTGATGACGATCCTGTGGATCTACGTTGAGGTTCTGCGCCTTATTGCGATACTTAACGATAACCGATGA
- a CDS encoding GntR family transcriptional regulator — translation MALEFDSKTPIYQQIAEDIRRRIVEGELRAGDQLMSTTQYATTYRINPATANKAFNQLTAEGIIFKQRGIGMFVTDDAAAILRGEGRQSYAGERLAPAIREGLALGYTPEHIRALVNDILEEK, via the coding sequence GTGGCCTTAGAATTTGACTCCAAAACGCCCATCTATCAGCAGATCGCCGAGGATATCCGGCGTCGAATCGTGGAAGGCGAACTTCGTGCGGGCGATCAACTCATGTCCACCACGCAGTACGCCACCACCTACAGAATCAACCCGGCGACAGCGAACAAAGCTTTCAACCAGCTCACAGCCGAGGGCATCATCTTCAAGCAGCGCGGCATCGGCATGTTCGTCACGGACGACGCGGCCGCCATCCTCCGCGGCGAAGGCCGCCAATCCTATGCAGGGGAGCGGCTGGCTCCCGCCATTCGCGAGGGTCTTGCACTCGGATACACCCCGGAACACATACGCGCACTCGTCAACGACATCCTGGAGGAAAAATGA
- the mca gene encoding mycothiol conjugate amidase Mca — translation MAERRLMAIHAHPDDESSKGAGMMAKYAQAGRVRVVTCTGGERGDILNPRLAGDPSILANMAAVRREEMARAAAALGIEHVWLGFVDSGLPEGDPLPALDPDSFAMAPINDVVAALVREIREFKPQVVTTYNENGGYPHPDHIRTHTASMMAVTAARDPHAYPDAGEPWQVSKVYYDAAFNRTRIEAFDAALREAGLESPYSEWLERDTQATQATARIEVSEFFPARDAALLAHATQIDPDGFFFAMPRDLEAKVWPWEEFMLALTTVGRSNSQERDLFERVLGVEPLY, via the coding sequence GTGGCAGAACGTAGGCTGATGGCAATCCACGCCCACCCGGATGACGAGTCTTCTAAGGGTGCCGGCATGATGGCCAAGTACGCCCAAGCCGGGCGGGTCAGGGTTGTGACATGCACGGGCGGCGAACGCGGCGACATCCTCAACCCGCGCCTTGCTGGCGATCCCAGCATTTTGGCGAACATGGCCGCCGTACGCCGGGAGGAAATGGCTCGCGCCGCCGCGGCCCTGGGGATCGAGCACGTGTGGCTGGGTTTTGTGGATTCGGGCTTGCCTGAGGGTGATCCGTTGCCCGCCCTCGATCCGGACAGTTTCGCCATGGCCCCGATCAACGACGTCGTCGCCGCGCTTGTCCGCGAGATCCGCGAGTTTAAGCCGCAGGTCGTTACCACGTATAACGAGAATGGTGGATACCCGCACCCTGATCACATCCGTACCCACACGGCGTCGATGATGGCCGTCACCGCTGCCCGCGATCCGCACGCGTATCCCGACGCCGGAGAGCCGTGGCAGGTCTCGAAGGTGTATTACGACGCCGCCTTCAATCGTACGCGCATCGAGGCGTTCGATGCGGCGTTGCGTGAGGCGGGGCTCGAGAGCCCGTACTCTGAATGGCTCGAACGCGACACGCAGGCGACCCAGGCCACGGCGCGAATCGAGGTGTCGGAGTTTTTCCCGGCGCGCGACGCCGCCCTGCTCGCCCACGCCACACAAATCGATCCTGATGGCTTCTTTTTCGCGATGCCGCGCGATCTGGAGGCGAAGGTGTGGCCGTGGGAGGAGTTTATGCTCGCCCTGACCACCGTTGGGCGCAGTAACTCCCAGGAGCGCGACCTGTTTGAGCGCGTCTTGGGGGTTGAGCCGCTTTACTAA